From Tiliqua scincoides isolate rTilSci1 chromosome 2, rTilSci1.hap2, whole genome shotgun sequence, the proteins below share one genomic window:
- the FAM240C gene encoding protein FAM240C yields MTKFLGLKRPGVVVHDAHGLKNFWEEIIEIHTRQKEVEDSRITRSALNKLRHEWAQRLEGRIKMLQKTDGKPRGQTALLPIETFQPIHKTAA; encoded by the exons ATGACTAAATTCCTTGGTCTCAAACGCCCTGGTGTGGTAGTCCATGATGCACATGGCTTGAAGaatttctgggaagaaataatTGAAATACATACCAGGCAAAAAGAAGTTGAAGATTCTCGAATAACCAGAAGCGCTTTGAATAA GCTCCGACATGAATGGGCCCAGAGGCTGGAAGGTCGTATAAAGATGCTTCAGAAGACTGATGGAAAACCAAGGGGACAGACTGCCCTATTGCCAATAGAAACATTTCAGCCAATACATAAAACAGCAGCCTAA